One Halomonas sp. M4R1S46 genomic window carries:
- a CDS encoding arylsulfotransferase family protein, whose amino-acid sequence MKSSLWDRIGLIVFVVSLAIIAMVYGTVSSWRGWFPAPQIKLAQETLFDVAANWKNDLALEPTRHLVDPGGVNTGPERGFSGGPSREGYVLVAGLSEQQDESFHVVHLYDRAGEEVHRWPVHYEWLDSEHKPQNVMLHGMEVFKDGSLALTFDAGNVIARIDACGKPIWTRNDIFHHSISRDGEGRLVTLLKNGVAWIDEDSGELLHSLDIEEDMTTVDDGAHQAMFNIRTRSPEDASEEISYLLDPFHINDAEPLRGDMASAFPMFEAGDVLISLRELNLVAVVEPESGRMKWWQHGPWFKQHDPDFEPDGTITVFDNGTGTGSSKIRRVRPVDGADVETVFVGSEEVPFYTWRRGKHQTLPDGNILLAEAEGGRVLEVTPEGKLVWERHMVWDAEKNLIITEARFVPEDFFKNSFKSGVPDCNTR is encoded by the coding sequence GTGAAATCATCGTTGTGGGATCGTATTGGTCTGATCGTGTTCGTGGTGTCGCTGGCGATCATTGCCATGGTCTATGGCACCGTTTCCTCCTGGCGAGGCTGGTTTCCGGCGCCACAGATCAAGCTGGCGCAAGAGACGTTGTTCGATGTCGCAGCGAACTGGAAGAATGACCTCGCGCTGGAGCCCACGCGGCATCTGGTCGATCCCGGGGGGGTCAATACGGGGCCGGAACGCGGCTTTTCAGGCGGGCCATCCAGGGAAGGGTATGTCCTCGTTGCGGGGTTGAGCGAGCAGCAGGATGAGTCATTCCATGTGGTCCATCTGTATGACAGAGCAGGGGAGGAAGTGCACCGATGGCCGGTGCACTACGAATGGCTCGATAGTGAGCATAAACCCCAGAATGTCATGCTGCATGGGATGGAGGTCTTCAAGGACGGCTCCCTCGCCTTGACATTCGATGCGGGTAATGTCATTGCACGCATCGATGCCTGCGGAAAGCCAATCTGGACACGGAATGACATTTTTCATCATTCCATCTCGCGTGATGGCGAAGGGCGCCTCGTCACTCTTCTGAAAAACGGCGTGGCCTGGATCGACGAAGATTCCGGCGAGCTTCTGCATTCGCTGGATATCGAAGAGGACATGACCACCGTCGATGACGGCGCGCACCAGGCAATGTTCAATATCCGGACGCGCAGTCCCGAAGACGCCAGCGAGGAGATCAGCTACCTGCTAGACCCGTTCCACATCAACGATGCCGAACCTCTGCGTGGCGATATGGCCAGCGCCTTTCCGATGTTCGAGGCAGGTGACGTACTCATCAGTCTCAGGGAGCTCAACCTGGTCGCCGTCGTCGAGCCCGAGAGCGGGCGCATGAAATGGTGGCAACATGGCCCGTGGTTCAAGCAGCACGACCCCGATTTCGAACCCGACGGCACGATCACTGTCTTCGATAATGGCACCGGCACCGGGTCCAGCAAGATTCGCCGGGTTCGCCCTGTCGACGGAGCGGACGTCGAGACGGTGTTCGTGGGCTCGGAGGAGGTGCCGTTCTATACTTGGCGTCGTGGAAAGCATCAAACCTTGCCGGATGGCAACATCCTTCTCGCCGAAGCGGAGGGTGGACGTGTTCTCGAAGTCACGCCGGAGGGCAAGCTGGTTTGGGAACGTCACATGGTCTGGGATGCCGAAAAGAACCTGATCATCACCGAAGCCCGCTTCGTTCCGGAAGACTTTTTCAAGAACAGTTTCAAGAGCGGAGTCCCCGATTGCAACACGCGCTGA
- the asd gene encoding aspartate-semialdehyde dehydrogenase, with protein sequence MLKVGFVGWRGMVGSVLMQRMVEDGDFNGIEPVFFTTSQVGQAGPDVGVDVPPLKDAFDIEALKALDVVVTCQGGDYTKKVYEDLRGGGWKGYWIDAASTLRMADDATIVLDPVNRKVIDEQLARGTKTFCGGNCTVSLMLMGLGGLFEADMIEWMTSMTYQAASGSGAKHMRELLNQMGALRDSVAGELSDPSSAILDIDHKVTAAMRGGDFPVDNFGAPLAGSLLPWIDSKLDNGQSREEWKGNVETNKILGLQDNPVPIDGLCVRIGAMRSHSQAFTIKLKHDVPLDEIEERIATHNDWVKLIPNDKDATIDGLTPAVATGTLDVPVGRLRKLAMGGEYLSAFSVGDQLLWGAAEPLKRMLKILREQ encoded by the coding sequence ATGTTGAAAGTCGGTTTCGTCGGATGGCGTGGCATGGTGGGCTCCGTGCTCATGCAGCGGATGGTGGAAGACGGGGATTTCAACGGCATCGAGCCGGTCTTCTTCACCACCTCCCAGGTCGGCCAGGCCGGGCCCGACGTCGGTGTGGACGTGCCTCCGCTGAAGGATGCCTTCGACATCGAGGCCCTCAAGGCCCTGGACGTGGTGGTCACCTGTCAGGGCGGCGACTACACCAAGAAGGTCTACGAGGATCTGCGGGGCGGTGGCTGGAAGGGCTACTGGATCGACGCCGCCAGCACCCTGCGCATGGCGGATGACGCCACCATCGTGCTCGACCCGGTCAACCGCAAGGTCATCGACGAGCAGCTGGCGCGCGGCACCAAGACCTTCTGCGGTGGCAATTGCACGGTCAGCCTGATGCTGATGGGCCTGGGCGGGCTCTTCGAGGCGGACATGATCGAGTGGATGACCTCCATGACCTATCAGGCCGCTTCGGGCTCCGGTGCCAAGCACATGCGTGAGCTGCTCAACCAGATGGGCGCGCTGCGGGACAGCGTGGCCGGTGAGCTGAGTGATCCGTCCAGCGCCATCCTCGACATCGACCACAAGGTCACCGCGGCCATGCGCGGCGGCGACTTCCCGGTCGACAACTTCGGTGCGCCGCTGGCCGGCAGCCTGCTGCCCTGGATCGACTCCAAGCTCGACAACGGCCAGAGCCGCGAGGAGTGGAAGGGCAACGTCGAGACCAACAAGATCCTCGGCCTGCAGGACAACCCGGTGCCCATCGACGGCCTGTGCGTGCGTATCGGCGCCATGCGTTCCCACAGCCAGGCGTTCACCATCAAGCTCAAGCACGACGTGCCGCTCGACGAGATCGAAGAGCGCATCGCGACCCACAACGACTGGGTCAAGCTGATCCCCAACGACAAGGACGCCACCATCGACGGCCTGACCCCGGCCGTCGCCACCGGCACCCTGGACGTGCCGGTGGGCCGGCTGCGCAAGCTGGCCATGGGCGGCGAGTATCTGTCCGCCTTCAGCGTCGGCGACCAGCTGCTGTGGGGGGCCGCCGAGCCGCTCAAGCGGATGCTCAAGATCCTGCGCGAGCAATAA
- a CDS encoding sulfotransferase — MALVALVAGLVAFIAVLRGLEVQRHAAHAVRTAQDAIGVIADPDLSDDVKERHVQRASLSLLKSFVILVAIGLAACLCATLFVAGGALFGLFSLDQAMATATSWPFILWSSVGAVALWFVFSRLGGRTGAANKEGATTREEVPYSTLDKALHNYAFSSPGLQISLSSIEDRLWRNKIAATRTGRPLLITSLPRAGTTILLELLARQKEFASTTYRNMPFTMAPLLWGRFSSMFRKAGEKAERAHGDGIAVDFDSPEAFEEMIWMAFWRERYENDWIGLWEATDRDAEFEAFLSRHMQKLVASTPDAQRYVSKNNASIARLPLLSAAFPEAQMLIPIRDPASQVASLKRQHARFSDLHARDRFAQQYMEGIGHFEFGAALRPVAFPGAPESAEGAEHVDYWLRYWIAAYEHVLHTAPEEAIFIDHVALSSRPDIQLPRLAEALDIHDRDRFLAASSMFRAPASPPRLPDASADLVRRANELHAALLERAL; from the coding sequence ATGGCATTGGTAGCCCTCGTCGCGGGGCTCGTCGCCTTCATCGCTGTCTTGCGCGGGTTGGAAGTACAGCGCCACGCTGCCCATGCCGTAAGGACCGCACAGGACGCGATTGGAGTGATCGCAGATCCTGATTTGAGCGATGACGTCAAGGAACGACACGTCCAGCGTGCCTCGCTGTCGCTATTGAAAAGCTTCGTGATCCTGGTTGCCATCGGCTTGGCGGCGTGCTTGTGCGCGACGCTTTTTGTGGCAGGTGGCGCCCTGTTCGGACTGTTCAGTCTCGATCAGGCGATGGCGACTGCCACGAGTTGGCCCTTCATCCTGTGGTCGTCCGTTGGTGCTGTGGCGTTATGGTTCGTCTTCAGCAGGCTGGGTGGGCGAACCGGCGCTGCCAACAAGGAAGGCGCAACCACCCGGGAGGAAGTGCCTTATTCGACACTCGACAAGGCGCTGCACAATTATGCGTTTTCGTCGCCGGGGCTGCAGATCTCGCTGTCGTCGATCGAGGATCGGTTATGGCGGAACAAGATCGCAGCGACCCGAACCGGACGGCCGCTCTTGATCACCTCGCTGCCACGCGCCGGGACGACCATTCTGCTGGAGCTGCTGGCCCGGCAGAAGGAATTCGCTTCCACCACCTATCGCAACATGCCCTTCACCATGGCCCCGCTACTCTGGGGACGCTTCTCGAGCATGTTCCGCAAGGCTGGCGAGAAGGCCGAACGCGCCCATGGTGACGGAATCGCCGTTGATTTCGACAGCCCCGAGGCCTTCGAAGAAATGATCTGGATGGCCTTTTGGCGCGAGCGCTACGAAAATGACTGGATCGGGCTCTGGGAGGCCACGGATCGGGATGCCGAATTCGAGGCGTTCCTCTCCCGTCATATGCAGAAACTCGTGGCGAGCACGCCTGACGCACAACGCTATGTGTCGAAGAACAACGCCAGTATTGCGCGGTTGCCGCTGCTTTCTGCCGCCTTTCCTGAGGCGCAGATGCTGATCCCCATCCGTGATCCAGCCTCACAGGTCGCATCGCTGAAGCGTCAGCATGCCCGTTTCAGCGATCTCCACGCCCGCGATCGCTTCGCGCAGCAATACATGGAGGGAATAGGGCATTTCGAGTTTGGTGCCGCACTCAGGCCTGTCGCCTTTCCGGGTGCCCCGGAGAGTGCGGAGGGGGCAGAGCATGTCGATTACTGGTTACGCTACTGGATCGCCGCCTATGAACATGTCCTGCATACCGCCCCGGAGGAGGCGATTTTTATCGACCATGTTGCGCTCAGTAGTCGTCCCGACATTCAGCTTCCACGACTCGCTGAAGCGCTTGATATTCATGATCGGGACCGTTTCCTCGCTGCGTCCAGCATGTTCCGCGCGCCAGCCTCTCCGCCTCGATTGCCGGATGCCTCGGCTGATCTCGTGCGACGCGCTAATGAGCTTCATGCGGCTCTGCTTGAGCGGGCGCTGTAA
- a CDS encoding IS5 family transposase (programmed frameshift), which yields MAGRYEISDNGWALIEDIVSPPQRTGRPRRDDRQVLNGIFWILCSGAKWRDLPERYGPWKTVYDRFRQWRDDGTFEAILARLQLRLREDGLMDLDTWMIDSTSIRATRAASGGGKKGGQHEPVDHALGRSRGGLTTKIHMLCDRHGWPLTFTLSPGQDSDTRHFIPTMENVHLPGAKGRPRKRCRFIVADKGYDSDPLRRYCDRHRMKPIIARRKMKRKPRPGAPRGFDKPRYRERNIIERCFGWIKELRRVCTRYDKLASSFRAMVCLACIDRCLRADFPDRT from the exons ATGGCAGGACGCTACGAGATCTCCGACAACGGCTGGGCCCTCATCGAAGACATCGTCTCGCCGCCGCAGAGGACGGGCCGTCCCCGTCGCGATGACCGCCAGGTGTTGAACGGCATCTTCTGGATCCTCTGCTCGGGCGCCAAGTGGCGAGACCTGCCAGAGCGCTACGGCCCCTGGAAGACCGTCTATGACCGTTTCCGTCAGTGGCGCGATGATGGCACCTTCGAGGCAATTCTGGCGCGCCTCCAACTTCGCCTGCGAGAGGATGGCCTGATGGATCTGGACACCTGGATGATCGATTCGACATCGATCCGCGCCACCCGGGCCGCCTCTGGGGGCGGCA AAAAAGGGGGACAGCACGAACCCGTAGACCATGCCCTGGGACGGAGTAGAGGCGGCCTGACGACCAAGATCCACATGCTCTGTGACCGGCATGGTTGGCCGCTGACCTTCACGCTGTCGCCGGGACAGGACTCGGATACGCGGCACTTCATTCCCACCATGGAGAACGTTCATCTGCCTGGGGCCAAGGGCAGGCCTCGCAAGCGTTGCCGCTTCATCGTGGCGGACAAGGGCTACGATAGCGACCCGCTTCGCCGCTACTGCGACCGGCATCGCATGAAGCCGATCATTGCCCGGCGCAAGATGAAGCGAAAACCGCGCCCTGGTGCTCCGAGGGGCTTTGACAAGCCCCGGTATCGGGAGCGAAACATCATTGAGCGCTGCTTCGGTTGGATCAAAGAACTACGCCGGGTCTGCACCCGTTACGACAAGTTGGCCAGCAGCTTCCGGGCCATGGTATGCCTGGCGTGCATAGACCGCTGCCTACGTGCCGACTTTCCAGACAGAACCTAG